In the genome of Marinomonas algicola, the window TTTAAAAGTGATTGATCAAGTAACCAATGAACTTGTTTTAAGGCCTCTTATAACTGAGAACAAGCAAGAAATTATTGATTTAGCGAAACGCATTGGTACGGCACCTTTTGCTGCGAGTATGCCAGAATACTGTGGCGTTATTTCTGTTAAGCCAACGACTCGAGCGAAACTGTTTAAAATAGAACATCAGGAGACCAAGTTTGATTTCGCCGTTTTAGACGCGGCGGTTGAAAATGCAAAAATCGAATCCATCCAAAACGTTTTAGATGATGTAGAGAAACAATATCAAGGCGATATTCCTATTGTAAGAATGCCAGTATCTGATGAAATCATCATTGATATTCGCCATCCTGATGAAGTCGATAAGCAGCCACTAAAAGTGACGGGTCATCAAGTGGTTGAAATGCCTTTCTTTACGCTGAATAGTCGCTGGTCTTCGTTAGACCAAGAGCATGCTTACCTGCTTTATTGTGGTAAAGGTGTTATGAGTCGTATCCATGCGGCGAGTTTATTAGGGCAGGGTAAGCAGAATATCGGGGTGTATTTACCCTAATCTATTTCCAGAACAGATTAAACGAATGTATTCCATTTGTTCGGCTGTACTATTTGATGCTTTTATACAGGTTAAAGACACGATTTAACTGTGTTTTCAGAAAAAGAGAGAAATTTTTTTCTCTCTTTTGTGTATCTGTCATGGGAAGTTCATCAATATAAAGGTACAATTGCGCGAATTTTATCCCAAATGAACAATAATTAAACACTAAATGCCCTTGTGCCGCGGTGTTGTTATTGTGAAATGTTGCACTTTCTAAAGGCAGAAAAAAATCAATGTCGAATAATATCAATAAGTTACGTAACGTAGCTATTATTGCCCACGTTGACCATGGTAAAACTACCCTGGTTGATAAGCTTCTAAGTCAGTCTGGTACATTGGATCGTAAAGACGTTGACTCTGAACGTATCATGGACTCTAACGATCAAGAGAAGGAGCGTGGGATAACCATTTTGGCGAAAAACACTGCCATTCGCTGGAACGATTACCGTATTAACATCGTAGACACACCAGGACACGCCGACTTCGGTGGTGAAGTAGAGCGTGTTTTGTCTATGGTTGATTGCGTATGTTTATTGGTTGACGCGGTTGATGGCCCAATGCCACAAACACGTTTCGTTACCTCTAAAGCATTTGAGCAAGGCTTGCGTCCAATTGTTGTTATCAACAAAGTTGACCGCCCTGGTGCTCGTCCTGATTGGGTTATGGATCAAGTGTTCGATCTGTTTGATAGCCTTGGTGCAACGGAAGAGCAACTCGACTTCCCTGTTATCTATGCGTCTGCAATTAACGGTCAAGCCGGTGACGATGCAGAAAACCTAGCCGACGACATGACGCCATTGTATCAAATGATCGTTGATAGTGTTCCGGCTCCAGATGTTGATCCAGATGGTCCTTTCCAAATGCAGATTTCCGCATTGGACTACGACAGCTACGTTGGGGTAATCGGTGTAGGCCGTATTACTCGTGGTTCTTTATCGCCAAACCAACAAGTTGTGATTAAATCTGCAGATGGTTCTGAGCGTAAAGGCAAAGTACTTAACGTGAAAGGCTATTTAGGTCTTGAGCGTATCGATACCGATCTTGCCGGCGCAGGTGATATCGTTTGTATCAATGGTATCGATAAATTGAGTATCTCTGATACCTTGTGTGATCCAACTTGCGTAGAGTCGTTGCCAGCACTGAGTGTTGATGAGCCGACAGTAAGCATGAACTTTATCGTAAACGACTCACCCTTTGCTGGTAAAGAAGGTAAATACGTAACGACTCGTAATATTAAAGACCGTTTGGATCAAGAGTTGATTCATAACGTGGCATTGCGTGTTAAAGAAGGTGATACACCTGATAAATTTATCGTGTCTGGTCGTGGTGAATTACACCTTTCTGTATTGATCGAAACAATGCGTCGTGAAGGCTTCGAAATGGGCGTTTCTCGTCCTGAAGTTGTTACCAAAGAGATTGATGGCAAATTGTGTGAACCGTTTGAACAAGTGGTTATCGATGTAGAAGATCAGCATCAAGGTTCTATCATGGAAGAACTTGGCTTGCGTAAAGGCGAACTAACTAACATGGAACCCGATGGTAAAGGCCGTACTCGTCTAGAGTTTATGATGCCTTCTCGTGGTTTGATTGGCTTCCGTGGTTTGTTCTTAACCTTGACGTCTGGCTCTGGTATTTTGACCAGCGTTTTTGATCATTATGGCCCTGTTAAAGAAGGTCAAGTTCAAAGCCGTAAAAATGGCGTACTAGTCAGCATGCTTACTGGTAAAACAGCGGCTTACTCTTTGTTCAACTTACAAAGCCGTGGCCGTATGTTTTTAGGTCATGCTGTTGAAGTGTACGAAGGTCAAATCATCGGTATTCACTCACGTGATAACGATTTAGCCGTTAACCCAGTAAAAGGTAAGCAGCTAACAAACGTGCGTGCATCCGGTACAGATGAAGCCTTGACACTGACTCCACCAATTCGTCATACACTTGAGCAAGCGCTTGAGTTTATCGAAGACGACGAATTAGTAGAAGTAACACCTGAAAGCATCCGTCTACGTAAGAAATTACTAACGGAAAACGAACGTAAACGTAACGGTCGTAAGTAAGCATTCACATTAGCTGGTCATGTTTACATTAGACATGACCAGCTAATATGAAAAGCCGGTTAATTGCCTAAAAATCCTCGCCAATGGCGGGGATTTTTTTTTGCTCGTCCCATCATAGTAGATCGCGCCTTCAGGCCGACAAAACCCTCTAATACCTCTAAACTCTCTTGGAGCAAAAAAAGCCTCTTGGGGTACAAAATACCTCCGTCTTAATTATGTGCATGATGGCTACCTTGCATGTCTATAGGTTTCACTGATCAAATAGGTTTCACTGATTGCAAAGAAATCGAGTATGAAGACGTTCTTAAGAACGACCTTTATACCTCAATCCAATTGAGCTGAATCGACTTCTTTCGCTATCTCCTCGTTCGGCTCAGCCCACCTCGCGGCTAGGTGCACTAAGATAATAATCATGGCTAATGGGACCGAAATGGAAATCCACACCATGGGAATTCCCAAAGTGTCAGCCGTCAAACCGGCTTGTCTGGCTAAATAGCCTTTCGCAAAGCCGCCTTTTAAACCAATAAAGCAAAAATAAAGCACGGGTAAGATAAAGGTAAGGATGGCGGCACTTTGAATGGCATTGGTTATAAGGGCAAATATACTAGGACGCTTGGGAAAGACAGAGTCCATGAGTACGGCGTCAGATTGGGTTTTGAACGATAAGGTGGCACCTAGTAACCCTGTCCAAACCATTGCATAGCGAGCAACGTCTTCAGTCCAAATTGGTGGTGAGGAAAAGACATAGCGAGCAATAATTTGGACCATGACGGTGAAGAACATAACCCCAACAGTGAATACGGCGGCGCGTCGAGCATATTTATGAATACTATTACTTATTTTTACAATCAATTGTCGCATGTACAACCTCGTGGTGCGCTGGACAGAGGCCTCAAAGAGCCTCTATCCATAAGACGTATGGGTTTCCTGATTAACGATTGCTGTCTGACAGGTCTGACCAAAGCTTAACGTCTTCAGAAGGCATCAAACCTGAGTCGTAAACCGGCTTAGACATTTTTCGGAAAACAGCGCGTTCGGCATCCGTCAAGCGCTGTACCGTTACGCCATTTTCTTCTAGAGATTTCAAGCCAGAGACAGAAATACCGTCAAGCCAAGCTCGAGTGGCGGCATCGGCCGTTTTAACCGCCTTATCTACGGCTGTGCGTTCGTCTTGAGATAAATCCTCATACCAGTCTTTAGAGACAAGCACAGCACGTAAAGGCCAAATAACACGAGCATCCGAGAAGTTCTTCACAAAGTCTGTTTGACCAAACATGATTGGAATGAGAGGCGAGTTTAGATAGCCATCGATGACACCAGTTTGTAAGCCTGCCGGTACTTCACCCCAAGGTACGATAGTGCCCGCTGACCCCCACGCTTTGTACATTGATATCTGCGCATCGTCTAGAGCGCGCATGCGTAACGAGGACATGTCTTCAGGAGAGCGAACGGCTTGCTTCGTCGTGATCACTCCGGAGGATGGCCCAAGAGGCGCAAGTGACAACAGTAAAACATCTTGTTTCGCTAGGCTTTTGTTGACTCGGTCAAACACTTTTCCTGCTTCAAGAGTTCGATCCATGTGGGCAATGCTGTCGAATATATAAGGTAGACGAACGCCATAAATAAACGGATCTACTTGAGCAATTGAACGAACGTCAGACAGCGATACTTCAAGCAGTCCTGTGGAAACCTGGTCAAATTTCTCCGCTTCATTCCCGACAGATCCTCGCGGTAATTCACGCACATCCATGCCAGATTTCTTAAGCTCTGATCCAAATGCATAAGCCCAATTGTAAGAACCGGAAGTTGCAAGATCGGGTTTACTATCCAATGCGATCTTTACCTCTGTTGCAGAGACAGCTGAGGTCATAACCAGCAATGATGCCAGTGTTAATGCTTTTAATTTTAGTGTTTTCATAGGTTTCTCTCTTTTTTATTTTACTGAAAACCCGAATAAACTCGGAATGAACAGACTGATTGACGGCCAGTAGACCAATGCCATTAGTAGGGTTATTTGTACAAGAATAAAAGGTAAGACGGCATAAGCAAGTCGCCAGTAATTGAGTTTTGTTAGCGCCGATACCACGACTAGGCACTTTCCTAAAGGCGGGGTAATAAGGCCAACACATAGGTTGAAACACAGCACCACGCCAAGGTGAATTGGACTAATACCCTGTTCAAGGGCTTGTGGCGCAAACAGAGGGATCAGTAAGGTCAGTGCTACAGGCGTGTCCATGAACATCCCTGCAATTAAGAAAATAGCGACCAGAAAAAATAGATACTTGGTTCCTGTTAAACCAAAACTTTCGACCCAACCTGCTAAGGCGCTTGACCAGCCCATTTGTCCAGCTAAGTAGCCTAATACAGAGATGGCAGCAAGTATGATAAATATGGTTCCTGTCATTCGAGCTGTGGCTTCCATGGCATCGTATATCATGCGAAAACTGAGGCCGTTGTAAAATTGACCTGCACCGAGTGCAACGAGTACCGCAATCGCAGAGCCTTCTGTCGGCGTTGCTAACCCGAACACTAAGGAGCCTAAAATTACCACAGGTAAGCAGAGGGCTGGTAAGGCATTCAACAAACTCGGAAAAAATTTTGGAATATCGGCGTTATCGCCAGCCCCACCTGGATGCCCCTTAACGTGTGCGATAATGGAGTTTAATACAATTAAGGATACGGCCAACAACAAGCCTGGAATAATACCGGCCGCAAACAGAGCCGCAACGGATGCCCCCGTTAGACCACCATAGATAATCATAATAATGGACGGTGGGATAATAGGCCCAATCATAGATGACGCCGCCGTGATGGCGCCTGCGTAATAGGGGTCGTAGCCGCGTTCTTTCATTTCAGGAACAAAAGTGCGTGAAAGAGCGGCACTATCGGCAATCGCTGAGCCAGATATACCCGCAAAAAAAACGCTCGTTAAAATGTTGACGTGTCCTAGGCCACCTTTAAATCGACCTACAGTGGACATGGCAAAGTCGATCAAACTGCGAGTCACGCCTGCACGGCTCATGATTTCAGCGGTTAGGATAAACAATGGCATCGCCATAAAGGCAAATACATCCAGCTGGGCAAAAATTCGCTGTGGTAAAATAGAGAGAAACTGTGCTTTATCGACAGCAATAAACGTAACGACTGAGACCGCTCCCATCAAGTAGGCAAAAGCGGTTCCACTTATAAGCAGTACAATGAAAACAATAGGTATTATCCACATAACATGAGCCCTTTATACTGCTGTTTTTACAGCAGTTGATGAATCGCTACTGTTAAAAATAGGTGGATGAGTCACAATGGATTTCAGATCTATATCTGAATCCTGCATGGTGGTAAAGTCTGGGATAGGTCGAGCTGTCTCAGGTGTTTTTGCTAGGAATGCCTCAATTGAACTGGCCGCCGCTAATAGCTTTTCATCTGAGCGAACTGCGCCAAGTATCTGTAGGCCAAACGGCATGCCTAATGAGTCAAGACCCGTTGGGATCGTGATGGACGGTCCATTGAGTAACGAGCCTCGGTAGGTTAGTGCAAGCCAACGGTAATAAATGTCCATTGGTTGTTGATCAATGTGGGTCGGGTGAGACTGAGTCCAAGTAAAGGGAGACACAGGGACCGTAGGCAATAAAATAATATCGAAATCTTGCATCAATGCGTTGTACTTGCGCAGAATTTTGGTTTGTTCAACATGAGCCCAACCTCGATCGGCGAGGGTAAACGACTCGGCTAAAGCCACATTTGTTTTGATGTTGTCACCAAAAAATTCGGGTGTATCAATAATCCCTTGAGCAAAAGCCACATGAAAACTTTCTGCCCGTAAGATATCAAATACTCGATCCATATTACCAAGGTTTAAATCAACCGCATGGCATATCGCCGCCCGTGGTTTAATGGCTTCTAGACGTTTATGAAACGTTTCGCGAATTTCAGGAGCCACAGGGGTGCCGCCAAAATCTTCACTGTATCCGATACGTAAGTTTTTTAACTCAATCTTCGGCAAGTTGGAGAAACGATCCGGAGCCGCAGGCGCCGACAATGGATCATTTTCATCGTAGCCCTGATTCACTTGCAGCATTAACAGGATGTCTTCCACTGTTCGAGCCATCGGGCCAAGGACAGAAATACCTGACCAGCCTAATGGGCGTGTCGGGTGTGCCACCACATCAACCGACGGCCGATAACCAACGATGCCACAAAGCGCCGCCGGTAAGCGCAGAGATCCGCCTGTGTCGGAGCCCGTACATAATGGAAAAAAGTGAGCCGCTAAGGCGGCGGCTGAGCCGCCAGAGGAACCGCCAGCGATCAGATTTGGGTTAAACGGGTTGCCCGTTGCCCCCCAAACCGGATTTCGACTGTTGCCACCTGCCCCCAACTCTGGGACATTGGTTTTGGCCACAATAATCGCACCCGCTTTACGTAGCTTAGCCACCATAGGTAAATCGTTCGATGATACATTGCTGCGCAAGCGGGGGCTGCCATGTGTGGTTAATAATCCTTTGGCGTCTTGTAAGTCTTTTACTCCAATTGGTAAACCATCGAGAGGGCCTTTTGGGGTGCCTAGCTGCCAACGTTTACTTGATTGAGCCGCTTCTAAAATCGCATCTTCAACCGCCATATCGGTGAGGGCGTTGATTTTAGGATTTATTTTCTCGATTTGTTCAAGGCAAGCCGTTAGATAATCGGTTGGAGTCAAGACTTTATCAGCAAATGCGCGGAGCACTTCGCAAGCAGATAAGGAGGTTAATAGAGCATTATTCATAGAGTGTCCCCATGACTGTTTAAGCGGGTCGTTGGGAGCGTACTCAAATGGAAAGGAGCAGTGTGCAAAATAGTTCCTCCAAGGACCAAGCGTTCTTTGTTTTTATTGCATACCTTATATCATGCTATGTATACAAAAATAAAGCCTAATAAAATGCAGCGTTCATGATTGACTGTGGTTGGACTCTGGCATCAGGTTGATAAAAGACCGTCACGAATGGGTTTATCATATTGATTATTCGCAGTTGATTTACGCTGAGCGGTACTTGATAAAACCACATCAGGTAGCACGCGTAATCGTACTCATAGTCTCCAGCTATCAAAGACAGTAAGCTTCATCTACTCTGACCGTTGTCAGTACTGAGTTGGCAATAAAGCAGGCTTCGTGTGATTGATGATGCAATTCTTTTAATGTTTCTGAACTGGGTTTTTCCCCGAAAAAAGTGACAATTGGGCGTAAAACAACCTCGGTCATCATTTGTTTGCCGTTAGGTCCGATGGCTAAAGTTCCCATTGCCTGGTCCGTGTATTGCTCGACAATGAGCTTTTTACGAGAGGCAAAATCTAAAAAGAACAGCATATGGCAACTGGATAAAGACGCGACAAAGGCTTCTTCAGGGTCAACATTGTCCGCTACAGACATGGGTAATGGCACAATATGTGGTGACGATGAAGCGGGAACAACCACGCCGCCTTCGAATCGCCATTCATGGGCACGACTGTATTTTTTATCTGAAAAGAGTTGTGAGTCACGTTTCCACTCAACGGTTGCAAAATAGTCTGACATGATGACTTCCTCAATCAAATTTATAGTCAAGCGGCGTTGCTCTATTGTGCTAGCATAATCCGGAAAAAATATAATTTACACTCATCTTCTATAAAACGGATGACGTTGAGCGCTAAATGGATCGCTCTAGATACATTCTCAAATTTATGCAAGTGTGTTAGCAAAGCGTTGACGGGACGTTATACTGACTTGGAGTCAGTAACGGCCTTAGTATAGAAATCACTATCAATGGATATAAACAATGAAACATTATTTAGAGCGTGATTACGCAGGGTATGGCCGCCAAGGAATGCCAAATGTGAAATGGCCCAATAACGCCAGAGTGGCTTTACAATTTGTTTTAAACTTTGAAGAAGGTGGTGAAAACTGCGTATTGCATGGAGATGAGCATGCCGAAACGTTTTTATCCGAGATATTCGGCGCGCAACCGTTTAAAGATCGACATATGAGTATGGAATCGCTTTATGAATACGGTTCTCGCACAGGTGTTTGGCGAATTCTTAACGAATTTGAACGTAGAGGGTTGCCTCTGACGGTTTTTGCTATTGCGACGGCATTACAACGTAATCCTGACGTCGCAAAGGCTTTTGTAGAAGGTCAGCATGAGATTGTTTGCCACGGCTTAAAATGGATTCACTATCAAGACATGCCCATCGAACAAGAACGCCAACAAATGCAACAGGCGCTTGCTTTAATCGAAGACGTCACAGGCGTTAAACCTGTTGGTTGGTACACAGGACGAGATTCACCAAATACTCGATCCTTGGTAGCCGAGCAAACACAATTAAAATACGATTCGGATAACTATGGCGACGACTTGCCTTACTGGGTGAAAGTACCGCTTCAGGATAATCTTGGTCGTGCTGTTGAGAGTGGTAAAACTAAAGCGCATCTCATCGTACCTTATACCCTCGACTGCAACGATATGAAGTTCTCTTCACCTTATGGGTTTAATCATGCTGAAGAATTTTTCCAATACTTGAAAGATAACTTTGACTGTTTGTATGAAGAGGGAGCAACAGCACCGAAAATGATGTCGATTGGTATGCATTGTCGCACTCTTGGTAAACCTAGCCGATTTATGGCACTAAAGAAATTTTTGGATTACGTACAATCTCATGACAAAGTCTGGGTTGCTCGTCGTGAAGAGATAGCCGATCACTGGATTAAAAATCATCCACCTGAGGACTGATACGTAAGAAGTAAAAATGCGTGTTTGAATGGTGTGGAGTATGGGTCTGTTTGTTGGAGAAGCGGGTTGATTGTATGTGCGTGTCCTATCGTGTGTGTCTATAAAAATATCGGCTAGTAGCGACTGACTCAACGGTAAGTTGGTTAAGACGGTATCAAGGTAAAACAGACGGTGTAACGTTTTTGCCCTGGTGCGGGTAATAAGCACCGATGAGCCAATAAAAAAGGACTGAACAGTAGCGCGTCACCGGCTTTGAGGTCGTAACCTAATGCTTCATTGGAAACGCCTAATGATTGCATTTCGCTTGAAAGATCTTCTTTACGTTTGTCTAGATCTAAAGGCAGAGCGCCTGCGTCTCTCAAAAGTTCGCTACGATATTGGTCTATTATGAGCGTATTACCTTGATGTTCTTCGACACTGTTTAAGTATATAAACAGCTTTAACGATCTGTTTACCCCATAGTCAAGGTGCCAAGTCGTACTAAGGTAGTCCTTATCCTCAGGCGTTAACGCGTCAAAAACAGATCCAATAATTTGATAACCATTGTTGAAATAGACCTTTAATAAACTATTCAAAGGCTCTTCAGAAAGCCAAGGCATACATTCGGTAAGAATGAACTCGGCACTGTCTGTATCTGATTTATCGAAAGCCTTTTCTTCATAATAATGAATTAAAGTTTCACAAAAAAGGGTAGGCACAACATTAGGGATGTGCAGTGACAGATGGGTTTCAAGCTGGGTTAATTGTTCATTAAGGGGCATATCACTCAATCCTTTTGTTCTGTCTATCCTATTTAATTAGGCCTTAGCAAGCTGTTCATTATCTCTGGTAGTGTATTTTGGCTTTTGTGACTTTTTCCAAATAATATCGAGATTCCGATCGAGGGTGCTCGTACCTGAGTTTTTTGTAAACATGGCTGG includes:
- a CDS encoding TRAP transporter large permease, translating into MWIIPIVFIVLLISGTAFAYLMGAVSVVTFIAVDKAQFLSILPQRIFAQLDVFAFMAMPLFILTAEIMSRAGVTRSLIDFAMSTVGRFKGGLGHVNILTSVFFAGISGSAIADSAALSRTFVPEMKERGYDPYYAGAITAASSMIGPIIPPSIIMIIYGGLTGASVAALFAAGIIPGLLLAVSLIVLNSIIAHVKGHPGGAGDNADIPKFFPSLLNALPALCLPVVILGSLVFGLATPTEGSAIAVLVALGAGQFYNGLSFRMIYDAMEATARMTGTIFIILAAISVLGYLAGQMGWSSALAGWVESFGLTGTKYLFFLVAIFLIAGMFMDTPVALTLLIPLFAPQALEQGISPIHLGVVLCFNLCVGLITPPLGKCLVVVSALTKLNYWRLAYAVLPFILVQITLLMALVYWPSISLFIPSLFGFSVK
- the typA gene encoding translational GTPase TypA, which codes for MSNNINKLRNVAIIAHVDHGKTTLVDKLLSQSGTLDRKDVDSERIMDSNDQEKERGITILAKNTAIRWNDYRINIVDTPGHADFGGEVERVLSMVDCVCLLVDAVDGPMPQTRFVTSKAFEQGLRPIVVINKVDRPGARPDWVMDQVFDLFDSLGATEEQLDFPVIYASAINGQAGDDAENLADDMTPLYQMIVDSVPAPDVDPDGPFQMQISALDYDSYVGVIGVGRITRGSLSPNQQVVIKSADGSERKGKVLNVKGYLGLERIDTDLAGAGDIVCINGIDKLSISDTLCDPTCVESLPALSVDEPTVSMNFIVNDSPFAGKEGKYVTTRNIKDRLDQELIHNVALRVKEGDTPDKFIVSGRGELHLSVLIETMRREGFEMGVSRPEVVTKEIDGKLCEPFEQVVIDVEDQHQGSIMEELGLRKGELTNMEPDGKGRTRLEFMMPSRGLIGFRGLFLTLTSGSGILTSVFDHYGPVKEGQVQSRKNGVLVSMLTGKTAAYSLFNLQSRGRMFLGHAVEVYEGQIIGIHSRDNDLAVNPVKGKQLTNVRASGTDEALTLTPPIRHTLEQALEFIEDDELVEVTPESIRLRKKLLTENERKRNGRK
- the puuE gene encoding allantoinase PuuE; the encoded protein is MKHYLERDYAGYGRQGMPNVKWPNNARVALQFVLNFEEGGENCVLHGDEHAETFLSEIFGAQPFKDRHMSMESLYEYGSRTGVWRILNEFERRGLPLTVFAIATALQRNPDVAKAFVEGQHEIVCHGLKWIHYQDMPIEQERQQMQQALALIEDVTGVKPVGWYTGRDSPNTRSLVAEQTQLKYDSDNYGDDLPYWVKVPLQDNLGRAVESGKTKAHLIVPYTLDCNDMKFSSPYGFNHAEEFFQYLKDNFDCLYEEGATAPKMMSIGMHCRTLGKPSRFMALKKFLDYVQSHDKVWVARREEIADHWIKNHPPED
- a CDS encoding amidase translates to MNNALLTSLSACEVLRAFADKVLTPTDYLTACLEQIEKINPKINALTDMAVEDAILEAAQSSKRWQLGTPKGPLDGLPIGVKDLQDAKGLLTTHGSPRLRSNVSSNDLPMVAKLRKAGAIIVAKTNVPELGAGGNSRNPVWGATGNPFNPNLIAGGSSGGSAAALAAHFFPLCTGSDTGGSLRLPAALCGIVGYRPSVDVVAHPTRPLGWSGISVLGPMARTVEDILLMLQVNQGYDENDPLSAPAAPDRFSNLPKIELKNLRIGYSEDFGGTPVAPEIRETFHKRLEAIKPRAAICHAVDLNLGNMDRVFDILRAESFHVAFAQGIIDTPEFFGDNIKTNVALAESFTLADRGWAHVEQTKILRKYNALMQDFDIILLPTVPVSPFTWTQSHPTHIDQQPMDIYYRWLALTYRGSLLNGPSITIPTGLDSLGMPFGLQILGAVRSDEKLLAAASSIEAFLAKTPETARPIPDFTTMQDSDIDLKSIVTHPPIFNSSDSSTAVKTAV
- a CDS encoding OsmC family protein — its product is MSDYFATVEWKRDSQLFSDKKYSRAHEWRFEGGVVVPASSSPHIVPLPMSVADNVDPEEAFVASLSSCHMLFFLDFASRKKLIVEQYTDQAMGTLAIGPNGKQMMTEVVLRPIVTFFGEKPSSETLKELHHQSHEACFIANSVLTTVRVDEAYCL
- a CDS encoding TRAP transporter small permease, with the translated sequence MRQLIVKISNSIHKYARRAAVFTVGVMFFTVMVQIIARYVFSSPPIWTEDVARYAMVWTGLLGATLSFKTQSDAVLMDSVFPKRPSIFALITNAIQSAAILTFILPVLYFCFIGLKGGFAKGYLARQAGLTADTLGIPMVWISISVPLAMIIILVHLAARWAEPNEEIAKEVDSAQLD
- a CDS encoding TRAP transporter substrate-binding protein → MKTLKLKALTLASLLVMTSAVSATEVKIALDSKPDLATSGSYNWAYAFGSELKKSGMDVRELPRGSVGNEAEKFDQVSTGLLEVSLSDVRSIAQVDPFIYGVRLPYIFDSIAHMDRTLEAGKVFDRVNKSLAKQDVLLLSLAPLGPSSGVITTKQAVRSPEDMSSLRMRALDDAQISMYKAWGSAGTIVPWGEVPAGLQTGVIDGYLNSPLIPIMFGQTDFVKNFSDARVIWPLRAVLVSKDWYEDLSQDERTAVDKAVKTADAATRAWLDGISVSGLKSLEENGVTVQRLTDAERAVFRKMSKPVYDSGLMPSEDVKLWSDLSDSNR